In Lotus japonicus ecotype B-129 chromosome 5, LjGifu_v1.2, one genomic interval encodes:
- the LOC130717056 gene encoding phospholipase A1-Igamma1, chloroplastic-like: MAASSSISHMLIPSPKTHQPISFRSKLNPTPPPSLPQNQKSTKLIVHSKSSLSMSPTTTTSELHREQQHQQEPAVVMHQTTYHKSEEQQQLSDVWREIHGENEWAGLLDPMDKTLRQELIRYGEMAQACYDAFDFDPFSKYCGSCRFTRGNFFNSLGMSDHGYTVTRYLYATANIDLPKFFKQSRWPKMWSKHANWAGYVAVSDDATSRRLGRRDITVAWRGTVTYLEWVVDLMDFLIPISSQSIPCPDQTVKVESGFLELYTDKEQDCSYSKYSAREQVLSEVKRLMEIYHDEELSITITGHSLGSALAILSAYDIAETGLNMKRDNSIVPVSVMSFSGPRVGNARFKERLEMLGVKVLRVVNVHDLVPKTPGFLFNEHRPLAVMKIAEALPWSYSHVGEELVLDHKNSPFLKPDADAVCAHNLEVLLHLIDGYHGKGQRFILSTGRDPALVNKACDCLKDHYLVPPHWRQDENKGMIRGNDGRWVQPERPKLDDHPEDMLHHLRQLGLTSSDI; the protein is encoded by the exons ATGGCTGCTTCAAGTTCAATCTCTCACATGCtcattccctcccccaaaacgCACCAACCTATAAGCTTCCGATCCAAACTAaacccaacaccaccaccatctctcCCCCAAAACCAAAAGTCAACAAAACTCATCGTCCACTCCAAAAGCTCCTTATCCATGTcaccaaccaccaccaccagcgaGCTCCACAGagaacaacaacatcaacaagaACCAGCAGTAGTAATGCATCAAACTACATATCATAAGTCAGAGGAACAACAGCAACTCTCCGACGTGTGGCGCGAAATCCACGGCGAGAATGAATGGGCCGGGCTTCTAGACCCCATGGACAAGACACTACGGCAGGAGCTGATCCGCTACGGGGAGATGGCTCAGGCCTGCTACGACGCCTTCGACTTCGACCCTTTCTCTAAGTACTGCGGGAGCTGCCGCTTCACCCGCGGCAACTTCTTCAACTCCCTTGGCATGAGTGACCACGGCTACACCGTCACGCGCTACCTCTACGCCACCGCCAACATCGACCTCCCCAAATTCTTCAAGCAGTCTCGCTGGCCCAAGATGTGGAGCAAGCACGCCAACTGGGCTGGGTATGTTGCTGTCTCGGACGACGCCACCTCCCGCCGCCTCGGCCGCAGGGACATCACCGTGGCATGGCGCGGCACCGTCACGTACCTTGAGTGGGTGGTGGACCTCATGGATTTCCTCATACCCATCTCCTCCCAGTCCATCCCCTGCCCTGATCAAACAGTTAAG GTGGAATCTGGGTTCTTGGAGCTTTACACCGACAAAGAACAAGACTGCAGTTACTCCAAGTACTCGGCAAGGGAACAAGTTCTTTCAGAGGTGAAGAGGTTGATGGAGATCTACCATGATGAGGAGCTCAGCATCACCATCACGGGACACAGTTTGGGGAGCGCATTGGCTATTTTGAGCGCCTATGACATCGCTGAAACAGGGCTAAACATGAAGAGGGATAACAGCATTGTTCCAGTTTCCGTGATGTCATTTTCAGGTCCGAGGGTTGGGAATGCGAGGTTCAAGGAGAGGTTGGAAATGTTGGGGGTGAAGGTGTTGAGGGTGGTGAATGTACATGATTTGGTGCCCAAAACGCCAGGGTTTCTGTTCAATGAACATAGGCCGCTGGCAGTGATGAAGATTGCGGAGGCTTTGCCTTGGAGTTATTCACATGTTGGGGAAGAGTTGGTGTTAGACCATAAGAACTCGCCTTTCCTAAAGCCTGATGCCGATGCTGTATGTGCCCATAACTTGGAGGTTCTTTTGCATTTAATTGACGG ATACCACGGAAAGGGGCAGAGGTTCATCCTATCAACTGGTAGAGACCCTGCTTTGGTGAACAAGGCCTGTGATTGCTTAAAAGACCATTACTTGGTTCCACCACACTGGAGGCAAGATGAGAATAAGGGCATGATCAGAGGCAATGATGGACGCTGGGTGCAGCCTGAACGACCAAAACTTGACGATCATCCTGAAGATATGCTTCACCATCTCAGGCAACTAGGTCTCACTTCATCTGATATTTGA
- the LOC130716945 gene encoding phospholipase A1-Igamma2, chloroplastic-like — protein MAALISHMLIIPLSKTHRASFRSKPIPPPPSYLTQNQKSTNLTVRNNNNNSSAATPSTASWREIHGENEWAGLLDPMDPTLRQDLLRYGEMAQACYDAFDFDPYSMYCGTCRFKPGNFFNALGMSHHGYTVTRFLYATTKMNLPSLFKKSHWPKMWSKHANWAGYVAVSDDATSEQLGRRDIAVVWRGSVSYLEWMADFVMIFLKPISHFLPCPDQAVKVEHGLLELYTDKKQNIDSCKFSAREQVLLEVEKLMKIYHNEELSITVTGHDLGSGLATLSAYDIAETRLNVKRDSHVVPVSVISFSGPRVGNGRFKERLEMLGVKVLRVVNVHDAIPTIPGFVFNEQRSPAAMKLAEDLPWSYMHVGVELVLDHKNSPFLNPNEDSALACAHNLEVLLHLIDGYHGKGQRFELATGRDPALVNKACEKTIAWFHQFDYRSM, from the exons ATGGCTGCTTTAATCTCACACATGCTCATTATCCCCTTGTCCAAAACGCACCGAGCTAGCTTCCGATCAAAACCaatcccaccaccaccatcatatCTCACCCAAAACCAAAAGTCAACAAACCTCACCGTccgcaacaacaacaacaactcctCCGCCGCAACACCGTCAACCGCCTCCTGGCGCGAAATCCACGGTGAGAACGAATGGGCCGGGCTTCTGGACCCCATGGACCCAACCCTCCGACAAGACCTGCTCCGCTACGGGGAGATGGCACAAGCCTGCTACGACGCCTTCGACTTCGACCCTTACTCCATGTACTGCGGCACCTGCCGCTTCAAGCCCGGCAACTTCTTCAACGCTCTCGGCATGTCCCACCACGGCTACACCGTCACGCGCTTCCTCTACGCCACCACCAAGATGAACCTCCCTAGCCTCTTCAAGAAGTCTCACTGGCCCAAGATGTGGAGCAAGCATGCAAACTGGGCGGGGTACGTTGCTGTTTCGGACGACGCCACCTCAGAGCAGCTCGGTCGCAGGGACATCGCCGTGGTGTGGCGCGGCTCCGTCTCGTACCTGGAGTGGATGGCAGACTTCGTGATGATTTTCCTCAAACCCATCTCGCACTTCCTCCCTTGCCCCGATCAAGCAGTTAAG GTGGAACATGGGCTTTTGGAGCTTTACACCGACAAGAAACAAAACATCGATTCCTGCAAGTTCTCAGCAAGGGAACAAGTTCTTTTAGAGGTGGAGAAGTTGATGAAGATATATCACAACGAGGAACTCAGCATCACTGTCACGGGCCACGATCTAGGGAGCGGGCTGGCTACACTTAGCGCTTACGACATCGCTGAAACAAGGTTGAACGTGAAGAGAGATAGCCATGTCGTTCCGGTTTCGGTGATATCATTTTCGGGTCCGAGGGTTGGGAATGGGAGGTTCAAGGAGAGGCTGGAAATGTTGGGGGTGAAGGTGCTGAGGGTGGTGAACGTGCATGACGCGATACCCACGATACCAGGGTTTGTGTTCAACGAACAGAGGTCCCCAGCAGCGATGAAGCTCGCGGAGGATTTGCCGTGGAGTTATATGCATGTCGGGGTGGAGCTGGTGTTGGACCACAAGAACTCGCCTTTCCTAAACCCCAATGAAGATTCTGCCCTTGCTTGTGCCCATAACTTGGAGGTTCTTTTACATTTGATTGACGG ATACCACGGAAAGGGGCAAAGGTTCGAGCTAGCTACCGGAAGAGATCCTGCTTTGGTGAACAAGGCCTGTGAAAAGACCATTGCTTGGTTCCACCAATTTGATTATAGAAGTATGTAA
- the LOC130716944 gene encoding glutathione reductase, chloroplastic/mitochondrial, which translates to MKQAMAATSLSFSCSPTLTRTTHFFTKTFPLSRPSILPLSKSLISLSSPRRRTFAVRADSQNGADPARHYDFDLFAIGAGSGGVRAARFAAINYGASVAVCELPFSTISSDTTGGVGGTCVIRGCVPKKLLVYASKYAHEFEESNGFGWRYETEPQHDWSTLIANKNAELQRLTGIYKNILNNAGVKLLEGHGKIIDPHTVQVDGKLYTAKNILVSVGGRPFIPDLPGKEYVIDSDAALDLPSKPEKIAIVGGGYIALEFAGIFHGLKSEVHVFIRQKQVLRGFDEEVRDFVAEQMSLGGIEFHTEESPQAITKSADGSLTLKTNKGTVEGFSHIMFATGRRPNTKNLGLESVGVKIAKDGAIEVDEYSQTSVPSIWAIGDVTNRVNLTPVALMEGVALTKTLFQNEPTKPDYRAIPSAVFSQPPIGVVGLTEEQAVQQYGDVDIFTANFRPLKATLSGLPDRVFMKLIVSAKTNEVLGLHMCGEDAAEIAQGFAVAIKAGLKKADFDSTIGIHPTAAEEFVTMRTPTRKIRKSQPSEGKSDSEVKAAAGV; encoded by the exons ATGAAGCAAGCAATGGCTGCTACTTCACTTTCTTTCTCATGCTCGCCAACTCTAACACGTACCACGCACTTCTTCACCAAAACTTTCCCACTTTCTCGCCCTTCCATTCTCCCTCTCTCCAAATCCTTAATCTCTCTCTCCTCCCCCCGCCGCCGCACCTTCGCCGTCCGCGCCGACTCTCAAAACGGCGCCGACCCCGCCCGCCACTACGACTTCGACCTCTTCGCCATCGGCGCCGGCAGCGGTGGTGTCCGAGCCGCTCGCTTCGCTGCAATCAATTACGGCGCTTCTGTGGCTGTCTGTGAGCTCCCTTTCTCCACCATCTCCTCCGATACCACCGGAGGTGTCGGCGGCAC CTGTGTTATACGTGGGTGTGTGCCAAAGAAGTTGCTTGTCTATGCATCAAAATATGCTCATGAATTTGAAGAAAGTAATGGTTTTGGATGGAGATACGAGACGGAACCCCAGCATGACTGGAGTACTTTGATAGCTAATAAAAATGCGGAGTTGCAGCGTCTTACCGGAATCTATAAGAATATATTGAACAATGCTGGTGTCAAGCTGCTTGAAGGCCATGGAAAG ATTATAGATCCTCACACGGTGCAAGTTGATGGGAAGTTATATACTGCCAAAAATATTTTAGTTTCTGTTGGAGGCCGCCCCTTCATTCCTGATTTACCTGGAAAAGAGTATGTCATAGATTCAGATGCGGCCCTTGATTTACCATCAAAACCGGAGAAGATAGCTATTGTTGGTGGTGGTTATATTGCCTTGGAGTTTGCTGGCATCTTTCATGGTTTGAAAAGTGAGGTTCATGTATTTATAAGGCAAAAGCAGGTTTTACGGGGATTTGATGAAGAG GTTAGAGATTTTGTTGCAGAACAGATGTCTCTAGGAGGTATTGAATTCCATACTGAGGAATCTCCCCAAGCTATCACGAAGTCAGCTGATGGTTCGTTAACTTTAAAGACCAACAAAGGTACAGTGGAAGGTTTCTCGCATATTATGTTTGCTACAGGACGGAGACCTAACACTAAG AACTTAGGGCTGGAGTCTGTTGGTGTGAAAATTGCTAAAGATGGAGCAATAGAG GTTGATGAATACTCTCAAACATCAGTTCCTTCAATTTGGGCAATTGGAGACGTTACAAACAGGGTGAACCTCACTCCAGTTGCTTTGATGGAGGGCGTGGCATTAACAAAAACGTTGTTTCAGAATGAGCCAACAAAACCTGATTATAG AGCTATTCCTTCTGCTGTGTTTTCCCAACCACCAATTGGAGTAGTTGGTCTTACAGAGGAACAG GCAGTACAACAGTATGGTGATGTTGACATCTTCACAGCAAATTTTAGGCCGCTGAAGGCTACCCTCTCCGGGCTTCCAGACCGCGTTTTTATGAAATTAATAGTCTCTGCAAAGACAAATGAAGTTCTTGGTTTGCACATGTGTGGAGAAGATGCTGCTGAAATTGCGCAG GGGTTTGCAGTTGCTATCAAAGCTGGCTTGAAAAAGGCAGACTTTGATTCTACAATTGGCATTCACCCAACTGCAGCTGAGGAATTTGTCACCATGAGGACTCCCACAAGGAAAATTCGAAAGAGCCAACCTTCTGAG GGAAAGTCAGATTCTGAAGTGAAAGCTGCGGCAGGGGTTTGA